One genomic region from Aggregicoccus sp. 17bor-14 encodes:
- a CDS encoding glycosyltransferase family 2 protein: protein MRLGGYVLHRNNRDTLGAALQGLLAVCDDVVALDSLSDDGSVELARSLGARSVSLPWQGYGAARAAAVEALGACDYVLFLDSDEAFGPGALEVLRAWKASGPTEALYRLPRRDWAELPGRRFRYRTEWRARLVRRDTARWRPEMIVHEALPRMRAPRLHAPIEHRFATSVERRSQKEERYALLWALRAHAEGRKPKPALLQRPAHLVRDGLLHGAFLRGGADAWRLAWAVAGYHSAKYRYLRALREGAFPRMVQLYREGAYAELFERVRAGQLE from the coding sequence GTGAGACTCGGCGGCTACGTGCTGCACCGCAACAACCGCGACACCCTCGGCGCTGCGCTGCAGGGGCTGCTCGCCGTGTGCGACGACGTGGTGGCGCTGGACTCGCTCTCGGACGACGGCTCGGTCGAGCTCGCGCGCAGCCTCGGGGCGCGCTCGGTGTCCCTCCCCTGGCAGGGCTACGGCGCGGCGCGCGCGGCGGCCGTGGAGGCGCTGGGCGCGTGCGACTACGTGCTCTTCCTCGACTCGGACGAGGCCTTCGGGCCCGGCGCGCTCGAGGTGCTGCGCGCGTGGAAGGCATCGGGGCCCACGGAGGCCCTCTACCGGCTCCCCCGCCGCGACTGGGCGGAGCTGCCCGGGCGGCGCTTTCGCTACCGCACCGAGTGGCGCGCGCGGCTCGTGCGCCGCGACACGGCCCGCTGGCGCCCGGAGATGATCGTCCACGAGGCGCTGCCGCGCATGCGCGCCCCGCGCCTGCACGCCCCCATCGAGCACCGCTTCGCCACCTCCGTGGAGCGCCGCTCGCAGAAGGAGGAGCGCTACGCCCTGCTCTGGGCCCTGCGCGCCCACGCGGAAGGGCGGAAGCCCAAGCCCGCGCTGCTGCAGCGCCCCGCGCACCTGGTTCGCGATGGCCTCCTGCACGGGGCCTTCCTGCGCGGCGGCGCGGACGCGTGGCGGCTCGCGTGGGCGGTCGCGGGCTACCACTCGGCGAAGTACCGCTACCTGCGCGCGCTGCGCGAGGGCGCCTTCCCCCGCATGGTGCAGCTGTACCGCGAGGGCGCGTACGCCGAGCTCTTCGAGCGGGTGCGCGCAGGGCAGCTGGAGTAG
- a CDS encoding transcriptional regulator: protein MSSEPVPGARGSTVRSALREALRTGSEDELRTARDLSAAVGIREKDVAEHLLHLERSLKPEGLRLEVQPAECLACGYVFRERTRLTRPGACPQCRSTRIDPPAFRIAG, encoded by the coding sequence ATGAGCAGTGAGCCGGTGCCGGGGGCCCGCGGCAGCACGGTGCGCAGCGCGCTGAGGGAGGCGCTGCGCACGGGCAGCGAGGACGAGCTGCGCACGGCCCGCGACCTCAGCGCCGCGGTGGGCATCCGCGAGAAGGACGTGGCCGAGCACCTGCTTCACCTGGAGCGCTCGCTCAAGCCCGAGGGGCTGCGGCTCGAGGTGCAGCCGGCCGAGTGCCTCGCCTGCGGCTACGTGTTCCGCGAGCGCACGCGCCTCACCCGGCCCGGCGCCTGTCCGCAGTGCCGCAGCACGCGCATCGACCCGCCGGCCTTCCGCATCGCGGGCTGA
- a CDS encoding sensor histidine kinase KdpD, whose product MRLRTFVVASTCALLLLGVGSAVGLAWATLRLQQQASRLADAIVRVRAADDLKFSLFLVQVLGEAQRAGVQDSVGPPVSVETQRARVHEQLRQVERLTRGAAPDEQVEVAAVRAGVERYLAAPPETERDRLRECVAAADALVRSSTEHAEGARADAQGVQRRARVIGGLFALSLVLGAALALLAARTGIFRPLGAIRHALAAFRSGQRELHVDQEGPLEVREIAAEFNQLVDTLNRADARQLQFLAGVAHDLRTPLNALKLSAQVLLRAPALPPPERVREALGRISAQIDRLERMVGDLLDRTRIEAGNLELRPEACDLRALLAEVVELHRPSSPQHELALEAPDARVPLRCDPTRISQVLTNLLSNAIKYSPGGGTIRVRLELEEAQVSVSVTDPGLGVPPHERERIFEPFKRSSSRSAEIPGVGLGLSVSRRIARAHGGELEVQDAGDAGAQGSTFRLRLPRAGADALPEPEKRSGREPGDSLPLG is encoded by the coding sequence ATGCGCCTGCGCACCTTCGTCGTCGCCAGCACCTGCGCCCTGCTGCTGCTGGGCGTGGGCTCGGCGGTGGGGCTCGCCTGGGCGACGCTGCGGCTGCAGCAGCAGGCCTCCCGGCTCGCGGACGCCATCGTGCGGGTGCGCGCGGCGGACGACCTCAAGTTCAGCCTCTTCCTCGTGCAGGTGCTGGGCGAGGCCCAGCGCGCCGGCGTGCAGGACAGCGTGGGCCCGCCGGTGAGCGTGGAGACGCAGCGCGCGCGGGTGCACGAGCAGCTGCGGCAGGTGGAGCGGCTCACCCGCGGGGCGGCCCCGGACGAGCAGGTGGAGGTGGCCGCGGTGCGCGCGGGCGTGGAGCGCTACCTCGCGGCTCCGCCGGAGACGGAGCGCGACCGGCTGCGCGAGTGCGTGGCGGCGGCGGACGCGCTGGTGCGCTCGAGCACCGAGCACGCAGAAGGGGCCCGCGCGGACGCGCAAGGGGTGCAGCGGCGCGCGCGCGTCATCGGCGGGCTCTTCGCCCTCTCCCTCGTCCTCGGCGCCGCGCTCGCGCTGCTCGCCGCGCGCACCGGCATCTTCCGGCCGCTGGGCGCCATCCGCCATGCGCTCGCCGCCTTCCGCTCGGGGCAGCGCGAGCTGCACGTGGACCAGGAGGGGCCGCTCGAGGTGCGGGAGATCGCCGCCGAGTTCAACCAGCTGGTGGACACGCTCAACCGCGCGGACGCGCGGCAGCTGCAGTTCCTCGCCGGCGTCGCGCACGACCTGCGCACCCCGCTCAACGCCCTCAAGCTCTCCGCGCAGGTGCTCCTGCGCGCCCCCGCGCTGCCGCCGCCGGAGCGCGTGCGCGAGGCGCTGGGGCGCATCTCGGCGCAGATCGACCGGCTCGAGCGCATGGTGGGAGACCTGCTGGACCGCACCCGTATCGAGGCGGGCAACCTGGAGCTGCGCCCGGAGGCCTGCGACCTGCGCGCGCTGCTCGCGGAGGTGGTGGAGCTGCACCGCCCCTCGAGCCCGCAGCACGAGCTCGCGCTCGAGGCGCCCGACGCGCGGGTGCCGCTGCGCTGCGACCCCACCCGCATCTCGCAGGTGCTCACCAACCTGCTCTCCAACGCCATCAAGTACTCGCCCGGCGGCGGCACCATCCGGGTGCGCCTGGAATTGGAGGAGGCGCAGGTGAGCGTGAGCGTCACCGACCCGGGGCTCGGCGTCCCTCCGCACGAGCGCGAGCGCATCTTCGAGCCCTTCAAGCGCAGCAGCTCGCGCAGCGCCGAGATTCCGGGCGTGGGGCTGGGGCTCTCGGTGAGCCGGCGCATCGCGCGCGCCCACGGCGGCGAGCTCGAGGTGCAGGACGCGGGGGACGCCGGAGCGCAAGGCTCCACCTTCCGCCTGCGCCTCCCGCGCGCCGGGGCCGACGCGCTGCCGGAGCCTGAAAAGAGAAGCGGCAGGGAGCCCGGAGACTCCCTGCCGCTCGGGTGA